The Nitrospiria bacterium genome contains the following window.
ATTCTGTCAGCGTGCCCTGTTGTTGCATCACGGCGGGGCCATATTTAATGGGCCAACGTCTGAAGCGGTCAGACGCTACTATCTGATCGAGCAGGAGGGTCGCATAGCAAAGCAGGCGCGGCCGTCGATACAATTTGAAAACGAACCTTCATCACCTCTGTTGCCCCCTTCCATGGAAACGGGCTTTTGGCCGCCGACGGAGGTTTTCCTGGACATTTCAAAGATGTCCCAACTCAGCAACGGTTGGGCGCGCTGCACAGGAATCGCTATATGTGATTCCGACGGCCGGCCATGCCGTTCCTTTGAACAAGGTGAAAGGGCGAGCTTCTTCTATGAATTTGAACTTCTGCACGAGATCGAAGTTCCCATCGGCGGTTTAGTGATTCAAAATGATAAGGGCGTGCTGGTCCATGGAAAGAGCACACTTGAGTATGGCTCCAACGTGCCGATCGGGATAAAACAAGGGAGCCGGCTGCGGTTCCGCCAAGATGTTTCTCTGGAAATCGCCATCGGTGAGTATACCCTGTATGAAGTGGGTTTGGCCACATTGAGTTTAAACGATTTTCAACAAAAAGAGTACTATTCCTATACGGACTTGAGCACGAAACTTCTTAGACTATGCCATCTTACAGACGTGGCCCGCTTTGCCGTGTTGCCTCGGTCCAAGGGTTTCCCTGTTCAACTTTTACACCATGGCATAGCCAACTTACAGGGGCAGTGTCAAGTGTCGGTCATTTGAAACATCCCATGACGGTGGATTACTCGCCATGATAAATGAACTGTTTTGGCCGTCTCCTGAGGCCTTTCTGGAACTTGACGACAGCAATCA
Protein-coding sequences here:
- a CDS encoding ABC transporter ATP-binding protein, whose amino-acid sequence is MNVIEVNNLTKVYKLYSSPKDRLKEILSKKKLHHDFYALNDVSFSVEKGQTVGVIGQNGSGKSTLLQIICGVLQPTSGSIRANGRIAALLELGAGFNPAFTGRENVYMNGALMGFNREEMERRFPEIEAFAEIGEFIDQPVKTYSTGMFVRLAFSAAIHVDPDILIVDEALAVGDIFFRQKCYKRLADLQDRGCSIILVSHAMNDVEQFCQRALLLHHGGAIFNGPTSEAVRRYYLIEQEGRIAKQARPSIQFENEPSSPLLPPSMETGFWPPTEVFLDISKMSQLSNGWARCTGIAICDSDGRPCRSFEQGERASFFYEFELLHEIEVPIGGLVIQNDKGVLVHGKSTLEYGSNVPIGIKQGSRLRFRQDVSLEIAIGEYTLYEVGLATLSLNDFQQKEYYSYTDLSTKLLRLCHLTDVARFAVLPRSKGFPVQLLHHGIANLQGQCQVSVI